The Gracilibacillus caseinilyticus genome segment CATCCAGTTACAGAAATGGTGACAGGTGTAGATTTAATAAAAGAACAACTACACATAGCGAATAATGAGACATTACGTTATAAACAAGAAGATATTACGTTCCAAGGCTGGGCGATGGAATGCCGGATTAACGCAGAGAATCCAGCAATGGACTTTATGCCATCAGCTGGAACGATCGACATGTATCTGCCACCTGGAGGTTTAGGAGTAAGAGTTGATTCTGCTGTATATCCTGGATATCAAATTCCACCATACTATGATTCAATGATTGCGAAGTTGATTACGTATGGAAAAACAAGAAAAGAAGCGGTAGACCGAATGAAACGCGCACTAGATGAATATGTCATTGAAGGTGTATTTACTACAGTTCCTTTCCACCGTAAGATGATGACACACCCAGTGTTTGTTGAAGGCGATTTTAATACCAGTTTTCTTGATAAGTATAGTATAATGGAAGATAGTAAAGAAAAAAATTAACTAAAGGGGGTTCATCATGTCTGACAATCAATTATTGAATGTTGGTGAATCAACTCCGTTAGGGAAAGTAGAAATTTCTCCTGATGTCCTAGAAGTTATTGCAGGTATTGCAACAACAGAAGTTCCTGGTGTTTCAAGTATGCGTGGCAATTTTGCAACAGGCGTTGCAGAAAGACTTGGAAAGAAAACACACGGAAAAGGGATAAAAGTAGAACTGAAAGACGAAATGGTGCTAATAGATGTCTTTATAGTGGTTGATTATGGTCACACAATACCGACTGTAGCACAACAGATTCAATCGAATGTGAGACAAGCGATCAAAAATATGACAGCTATTCAAATTAAAGAAATCAACATCCATGTCGTAGGTGTCCATATGGAACAAATGAACGAAGACTTAGAAATTTAATCTCGTTTAAATGATAAAAGCCCTTCAGCTATAAGTCTGAGGGGCTTTTCGTTATCTGAATGATAATAATTCAGAAACGGAATGGATATAACTGTTGCAGGATTTTTACTAAATTTTTCTGATGACATTTGCTAAATTAATGCACAATTAAACTTTTTTTTGGTAATCCTATAGATAACGTGGTATCATTTGAAAGTGAAGAATCTGATCGTGATAAGGAGAAGTAATACGTAATGAAACGAAGAATCGCTCGTGAGAAAGCACTACAAATTTTATTTTCGTTAGATAACGAAGAATATGATGTAACGACAACGCTTGAGAACACATTATCGGAAGAGGAGCATGATCCTTTTTTATTTGACTTAGTACATGGGGTCGTGGATAAAAAAGTAGAAATAGATGAAAGAATCAAGCAACATTTGGTAAAATGGTCATTGACAAGATTGGCGGTAGTGGAAAGAACATTGCTCCGCATTGCAACATATGAATTATTTTACTTAAAAGACGCACCCGAAAGCGTTGTAATAAACGAAGCAATTGAAATTGCACATGTTTTCGGTGATGATAAATCAGGGAAATTTATCAATGGTGTATTGTCTAAAATGCTTTAAGGGGGAAATATCATGACTGCAGAAGTAATCTTTGGAAGTGAATTAGCGAAATCACTAAGAGATGAGATGAAGGAAGAAGTTACCGGGTTACGGGAGAAAAATATCGTACCTGGTTTAACCGTCGTATTAATAGGGGATGATCCTGCATCCAGGTCGTATGTGAAAGGGAAACAAAAAGCATCGGATTATGTAGGGGTAGACTCTGACTTAATAGAGCTCCCAACTGATACTACACAGGAGCAATTATTAAATTTGATTGATGAACTGAATCATAAAGATACGGTTCATGGTATTTTAGTTCAATTGCCATTACCAGCACATATCGATGAGCAAGTGATTATTGAAGCAATTTCACCAGAGAAAGATGTTGATGGTTTTCATCCGATCAGTATCGGCCGGATGATGACAGGTAAGGATACTTTCTTTCCTTGTACACCGTATGGGATTATCCAGATGATGAAATCAAAAGATATCTCATTGGAAGGAAAACACGCGGTAATTATCGGAAGAAGTAACATTGTTGGAAAACCAGTAGGCCAATTATTATTAAGTGAAAATGCGACGGTGACCTATTGCCATTCCAGAACAAAAGATATGGAAGCATACATAGCACAAGCAGATATTTTAATTGTTGCGGTCGGAAAAGCTCACTTTATTAATGGTGATCACATTAAGGACGGAGCGATTGTAATTGATGTGGGTGTCAATAGAGTGGAAGATGGTTCATTAACGGGAGATGTAGATTTTGATTCTGCGAAGGAGAAAGCCAGCTACATTACCCCAGTACCTAAAGGGGTTGGACCGATGACCATTACAATGCTCATGCATAACACGATTAAATCTGCCAAGAAAGCAAACGGACTAAGCTAGTTGCGTTTATACAGTTAATAATTAGGTCATTCTTTAAATAGGATGGCCTTCTTTTAAAGTATTAGCAAAAACAGATGGCAAATACTATATAAAATCGTCGGACAATGATAAAGAGGGATGGACACGTGGAAGATAAATATTTATCCGTTACAGCATTAACAAAATATATTAAGAAAAAGTTCGATGTGGATCAGCACTTAAATCATATCCTGTTGCGAGGAGAAATATCGAATTACAAGCATCATTCCAGAGGGCATATGTACTTAACCATCAAGGATGAACAAACCAGTATTCGTGCGGTGATGTTTCAACGCCAAAATCAAACGCTTAAATTCCGACCTGAAGACGGGATGAAAGTATTAATAACTGGGTATGTCAGCGTGTTTGAATCACAGGGGCAATACCAGCTCTACATACAGGAAATGGAGCCGGATGGCATTGGTGCACTGTATTTAGCTTTTGAGCAATTAAAAGAGAAACTTGCACAAGAAGGATTATTTGATCCAGCTTACAAAAAAGAGTTGCCTACCTATCCAAAGAAAATAGCAGTATTAACATCACCGACAGGAGCGGCGATTCGAGATATTCTTACTACATTGGAAAGGCGCTACCCGATTGCAAGTGTGTTAATTATTCCTGTACTTGTACAAGGAAAGCAAGCCGCTGCCTCTATCGTTTCTGCCATCGAACAAGCAAATGAGTTAAATGATCTAGATGTCATTATCCTAGGTCGCGGTGGTGGTTCACTCGAGGAATTGTGGAGTTTTAATGAAGAAGTGGTAGCAAGAGCAATTTTTCATTCAACTCTGCCGGTTATTTCGGCGGTCGGTCATGAAACAGACATTACAATCAGTGATATGGTTGCTGATTTAAGAGCAGCAACACCCACTGCAGCGGCAGAATTAGCAGTTCCGACTCAGGCAGAATTATTAGAACGTATTCACAAAATAGATCAAGGGATGGAGTCGATTGTTCATCATCAAATCAGACACTTAAACGAAAAATTGCAAAGGCTGCAAGGATCTTACGTCTTTAAATATCCAGGAAGGTTAGTCGAGGAGAAAGAGCAACGGTTAGATCGTGCCGTTGAGCGTTTATCCAACCAGTTAGTGACGATCTATCAAACGAAAAAAGATCAATATACTTATTTAGAAAAACGTTATGCTCGTATTCCTCTTCAGCGAAACATGAATCAGCGGCACCAGTCCATTCTGGAAATCCAAAAAAGGATGGATAGGGTGATTGCTCAGCAAATAGATCAGAAGAAGAATCAATTTACAAAGCACTTAACTCAGCTCGACTTGTTAAACCCTACCCGTATTATGAGTAGAGGATATTCGATAACATATAATGAAAATAACGACATTCTCCGATCGGTTCAGCAAATAGATCCAGAGGATGAATTACATATTCAGTTAACCGATGGCATCGTAAAGAGTAAGGTCCAACAAATCAGAAAGGATGAATAACCATGTC includes the following:
- the nusB gene encoding transcription antitermination factor NusB; amino-acid sequence: MKRRIAREKALQILFSLDNEEYDVTTTLENTLSEEEHDPFLFDLVHGVVDKKVEIDERIKQHLVKWSLTRLAVVERTLLRIATYELFYLKDAPESVVINEAIEIAHVFGDDKSGKFINGVLSKML
- a CDS encoding Asp23/Gls24 family envelope stress response protein; this translates as MSDNQLLNVGESTPLGKVEISPDVLEVIAGIATTEVPGVSSMRGNFATGVAERLGKKTHGKGIKVELKDEMVLIDVFIVVDYGHTIPTVAQQIQSNVRQAIKNMTAIQIKEINIHVVGVHMEQMNEDLEI
- the xseA gene encoding exodeoxyribonuclease VII large subunit, with protein sequence MEDKYLSVTALTKYIKKKFDVDQHLNHILLRGEISNYKHHSRGHMYLTIKDEQTSIRAVMFQRQNQTLKFRPEDGMKVLITGYVSVFESQGQYQLYIQEMEPDGIGALYLAFEQLKEKLAQEGLFDPAYKKELPTYPKKIAVLTSPTGAAIRDILTTLERRYPIASVLIIPVLVQGKQAAASIVSAIEQANELNDLDVIILGRGGGSLEELWSFNEEVVARAIFHSTLPVISAVGHETDITISDMVADLRAATPTAAAELAVPTQAELLERIHKIDQGMESIVHHQIRHLNEKLQRLQGSYVFKYPGRLVEEKEQRLDRAVERLSNQLVTIYQTKKDQYTYLEKRYARIPLQRNMNQRHQSILEIQKRMDRVIAQQIDQKKNQFTKHLTQLDLLNPTRIMSRGYSITYNENNDILRSVQQIDPEDELHIQLTDGIVKSKVQQIRKDE
- the folD gene encoding bifunctional methylenetetrahydrofolate dehydrogenase/methenyltetrahydrofolate cyclohydrolase FolD; this encodes MTAEVIFGSELAKSLRDEMKEEVTGLREKNIVPGLTVVLIGDDPASRSYVKGKQKASDYVGVDSDLIELPTDTTQEQLLNLIDELNHKDTVHGILVQLPLPAHIDEQVIIEAISPEKDVDGFHPISIGRMMTGKDTFFPCTPYGIIQMMKSKDISLEGKHAVIIGRSNIVGKPVGQLLLSENATVTYCHSRTKDMEAYIAQADILIVAVGKAHFINGDHIKDGAIVIDVGVNRVEDGSLTGDVDFDSAKEKASYITPVPKGVGPMTITMLMHNTIKSAKKANGLS